A single Carnobacterium inhibens subsp. inhibens DSM 13024 DNA region contains:
- the cbpB gene encoding cyclic-di-AMP-binding protein CbpB, translating into MIGKEIGEMLLENKEHFLIPADRVAHVQLNNRLNHALLVLTKIGYSVIPVLDYDYKIKGLISMPMIIEAITGLEDIDFDKLGDILVSDVMETDFAVIDNPYDLEEVLHLLVDNAFICVASDDGSFTGIITRSEILKGTNRIAHEFENKYDVIRKAEQLR; encoded by the coding sequence ATGATAGGAAAAGAAATTGGAGAAATGTTACTTGAAAATAAAGAGCATTTTTTGATTCCAGCAGATAGAGTTGCTCATGTACAATTAAATAATCGTTTAAATCATGCACTATTAGTTCTGACAAAGATAGGGTATTCTGTTATACCAGTTTTAGACTATGATTACAAAATTAAAGGCCTTATTTCTATGCCAATGATTATTGAAGCCATTACAGGTTTAGAAGATATCGATTTTGATAAATTAGGAGATATATTGGTTTCTGATGTGATGGAAACAGATTTTGCCGTAATCGATAATCCATATGATTTAGAAGAAGTACTGCATCTGTTAGTTGATAATGCTTTTATATGTGTAGCAAGTGATGATGGAAGTTTTACAGGTATCATCACGAGAAGCGAAATTTTAAAGGGCACTAATCGAATCGCACATGAATTTGAAAATAAATATGATGTTATTCGGAAAGCAGAGCAATTGCGTTAA
- a CDS encoding DUF948 domain-containing protein, whose translation MTGGEIAALIAAIAFAALVVFLIIVLLKVSKVVGEVQKTVNEANKSISVLTKDADSLLIEVEGLLNKSNTTLDDVNGKLGETDPLFRAIGDLGTTVSSLNDSTRNLTSHVAGATKKTAQTGMVTKVGKTAINMNKKRKDKKEN comes from the coding sequence ATGACAGGTGGAGAAATTGCAGCTCTAATAGCTGCTATAGCTTTTGCAGCATTAGTCGTATTTTTAATTATCGTACTGCTTAAAGTTTCTAAGGTAGTTGGAGAAGTTCAAAAAACGGTTAATGAGGCTAATAAAAGTATTAGTGTTCTTACAAAAGACGCGGATAGTCTTCTAATTGAAGTAGAAGGATTATTGAATAAATCCAATACTACTTTAGATGATGTCAATGGAAAATTAGGTGAAACAGATCCATTGTTTAGAGCTATCGGTGATTTAGGAACAACTGTTTCAAGTTTAAATGATTCTACTCGTAACTTAACTAGCCATGTAGCTGGAGCAACAAAGAAAACTGCTCAAACAGGCATGGTGACTAAAGTCGGTAAAACGGCAATAAATATGAATAAAAAGCGAAAAGATAAAAAAGAGAACTAA
- the ccpA gene encoding catabolite control protein A translates to MEKQTITIYDVAREANVSMATVSRVVNGNPNVKPTTRKKVLEVIDRLDYRPNAVARGLASKKTTTVGVIIPDVTNLYFSSLARGIDDIATMYKYNIILANSDQNDQKEVQVLNTLLAKQVDGIIYMGHKISDELRAEFSRSKTPVVLAGTVDPDEQMGSVNIDYEAATEQTIAQLISNGHERIAFVSGSISQEPINGIYRLKGYKTALQNAGIEYDESLVFETAYSFTAGEEVYSKLAEAGATAVFAGDDEIAVGIMNGALDHFVKIPEEFEVVTANNSKLSEMVRPKLSTITQPLYDIGAVAMRLLTKLMNKEDVDEKTIILPHNIANRGTTKEV, encoded by the coding sequence ATGGAAAAGCAAACTATTACTATTTATGATGTTGCAAGAGAAGCGAACGTTTCTATGGCAACTGTCTCCCGTGTTGTAAACGGCAATCCAAATGTAAAACCAACTACTCGTAAAAAAGTTCTGGAAGTCATTGACCGTTTGGATTACCGCCCTAATGCTGTTGCGCGTGGATTGGCAAGTAAAAAAACAACAACTGTAGGAGTTATTATTCCTGATGTTACAAATTTATATTTTTCATCTTTAGCTAGAGGTATTGATGATATTGCAACAATGTATAAATACAATATTATTTTAGCAAACTCTGATCAAAATGATCAAAAAGAAGTTCAAGTGTTGAATACACTTTTAGCAAAACAAGTAGATGGAATTATCTACATGGGACACAAAATATCAGATGAATTAAGAGCAGAGTTTTCTCGTTCAAAAACCCCTGTTGTTTTGGCAGGAACAGTTGATCCTGATGAACAAATGGGTAGTGTAAATATTGATTATGAAGCTGCTACGGAACAAACGATTGCACAATTGATTTCAAATGGACATGAACGTATCGCTTTTGTCTCAGGTTCAATTTCACAAGAGCCAATTAACGGTATTTATCGTTTGAAAGGGTATAAAACAGCTTTACAAAATGCAGGGATCGAATACGATGAAAGTTTAGTTTTTGAAACAGCTTATTCATTTACTGCTGGAGAAGAAGTATACTCTAAATTAGCTGAAGCTGGAGCGACTGCTGTATTTGCTGGAGATGATGAAATTGCTGTAGGTATCATGAACGGAGCTTTAGATCATTTTGTTAAAATACCAGAAGAATTTGAAGTAGTTACAGCAAATAATTCAAAATTATCTGAAATGGTTAGACCAAAATTAAGTACGATCACTCAACCATTGTATGATATTGGTGCTGTAGCTATGCGTTTGTTAACTAAGTTAATGAATAAAGAAGATGTAGACGAAAAAACAATCATTTTACCTCATAATATTGCTAATAGAGGAACAACTAAAGAAGTTTAA
- the dapD gene encoding 2,3,4,5-tetrahydropyridine-2,6-dicarboxylate N-acetyltransferase produces the protein MNANEIIEFIAKSEKKTPVKVYLKGKLDRLSFPESIKNFTTDEVGTIFGEWKVVEPFLKENKEWIDDTVIENDRRNSAIPLVDMKKFNARIEPGAFIRDQVEIGDSAVIMMGAVINIGAVIGEGTMIDMGAVLGGRATVGKNCHIGAGTVLAGVVEPASAQPVIVEDNVLIGANAVVLEGIRVGEGSVVAAGAIVIQDVEPYTVVAGTPAKKIKDIDEKTKSKTGLIDALREL, from the coding sequence ATGAATGCTAATGAAATTATTGAATTTATAGCAAAAAGTGAAAAAAAAACGCCGGTGAAAGTTTATTTAAAAGGTAAATTAGATCGATTGAGTTTTCCTGAATCCATTAAAAACTTCACAACTGATGAAGTAGGAACGATTTTTGGAGAGTGGAAAGTCGTTGAACCATTTTTAAAAGAAAATAAAGAATGGATAGATGACACGGTGATTGAAAACGATCGTCGTAACTCGGCTATTCCGTTAGTAGACATGAAAAAATTTAATGCGCGCATTGAACCGGGTGCATTTATACGGGATCAAGTTGAAATTGGAGATTCAGCAGTTATTATGATGGGTGCTGTTATCAATATCGGTGCTGTTATCGGTGAAGGAACCATGATCGATATGGGTGCTGTATTAGGCGGACGAGCAACCGTTGGAAAAAATTGTCATATTGGTGCAGGTACTGTTTTAGCAGGTGTTGTCGAACCAGCCAGTGCTCAACCTGTTATTGTAGAGGATAACGTGTTGATTGGTGCTAATGCTGTTGTGTTAGAGGGCATCCGTGTTGGAGAAGGCTCAGTTGTTGCAGCAGGTGCTATTGTGATTCAGGATGTTGAACCATATACAGTTGTAGCAGGAACACCAGCTAAAAAAATCAAAGACATTGATGAAAAAACAAAAAGCAAAACAGGTCTAATTGATGCTTTACGCGAACTATAA
- a CDS encoding transglycosylase domain-containing protein has product MNSPQNNNEPTFFKKLKVSLKKVLPFIKNKWISFKTIILKQSVILKESLSRKDQSQINSTSDSQSDNDQKRTQSKNVQKPALDKVLFGFNVGYSVIKNLILTIVVIGLIGAALAGGLGIGYFAYLVSGEEIPTYEEMKADIENVSTTSAMYYATGEKISDLKTDLKRSEIPLSEMSPLVQEAIIATEDEYFYKHSGVVPKAVARALVQEVTGASTTSGGSTLTQQLVKQQILTNEVSFKRKANEILLAFRVENYFTKEEILENYLNVSPFGRNNKGQNIAGLNEASIGIFGVKANELTLPQAAFLAGLPQNPIVYSPYTQTGTLKEDLAAGMSRKDEVLFRMYRENYITKEEYDTAVAYDLTQDFLPQETDVKDSTDYVYNFVEQQARQIIMEQLYTADGYSAEDLSNDQELSDMYYNQADQDLRMNGYTVYSTIDKGVYEAMNDVVEQYANPEISYNENNNPIINNTSYLGNVKVADYIDEETNETKTLVEPVQNGAVLRDNATGRIISFIGGVDYELTQVNHAYQSPRSPGSTIKPLLAFAPALEEGIITPATMLFESSAKVPSWENGSLGVHEITNAGNVIPNKWTDVRTGLTQSSNIVTSKIYQQMKDTYNMEEKLESYMHKMGFGSDIITTEEYQGVYYALPIGGITKGTTVLDQTDGFSTLANKGNYTEGYIIEKIEDHNGEVIYQHEVKPVEVFTPETAYLTTDILRDVLDSGTAKDVKGQLNFTADIAGKTGTSDGQKDIWFIGYTPQVTLSSWIGYDNAVTTSVNDLSNSGSESPSLRNKRHWARLMNAIYNANPTILGTDQAFQQPDGIVEAKVLAATGMQPGKVKLANGKEVTASGATKTELFNKKFLPKTTTYNFGFSASDKELADYWEKTSKTASDEAAKKAKAETDKKKDETKKAEEAKDKAAKDKAEKDKKAQEEAQKKADEAKKKAEADKKAE; this is encoded by the coding sequence TTGAATAGTCCACAAAACAATAATGAACCCACTTTTTTTAAAAAATTAAAAGTGTCGTTAAAAAAAGTGCTGCCGTTCATAAAGAATAAATGGATTTCTTTCAAAACAATAATCTTAAAGCAATCAGTGATCTTAAAAGAATCACTTTCACGTAAAGATCAATCTCAAATCAACTCAACATCTGATTCTCAATCAGATAACGATCAAAAGAGAACACAAAGTAAGAACGTACAAAAACCTGCACTAGATAAAGTTCTTTTTGGCTTTAATGTTGGCTACAGCGTGATTAAAAATTTGATTCTTACTATAGTCGTGATTGGGCTAATTGGGGCAGCTTTAGCAGGAGGATTAGGCATAGGATATTTTGCTTATCTAGTATCTGGCGAAGAAATTCCAACTTATGAAGAAATGAAAGCAGACATTGAAAATGTTTCAACAACTTCTGCTATGTACTATGCAACTGGAGAAAAAATTAGTGATTTAAAGACTGATCTAAAACGATCTGAAATTCCTTTAAGTGAAATGTCTCCTTTAGTTCAAGAAGCTATTATTGCTACTGAGGATGAGTACTTCTATAAACATTCTGGAGTTGTTCCAAAAGCTGTTGCTCGAGCATTAGTTCAAGAAGTCACTGGTGCAAGTACAACTTCTGGAGGGTCAACACTTACCCAACAATTGGTTAAGCAACAAATCTTAACCAACGAAGTTTCCTTTAAACGGAAAGCAAATGAGATTTTATTAGCTTTCCGTGTTGAAAATTACTTTACAAAAGAAGAAATTTTAGAAAATTATTTAAACGTCTCTCCTTTTGGAAGAAATAATAAAGGACAAAATATTGCTGGTTTGAATGAAGCTTCAATAGGTATATTCGGCGTAAAAGCTAATGAATTAACTTTACCACAAGCGGCGTTTCTAGCCGGATTGCCTCAAAATCCAATTGTTTATAGCCCTTATACCCAAACAGGTACTCTTAAAGAAGATTTAGCTGCTGGTATGAGCCGTAAAGATGAAGTTTTATTTAGGATGTATCGCGAAAATTATATCACTAAAGAAGAATACGATACTGCTGTAGCTTACGATTTGACACAAGACTTTTTGCCTCAAGAAACAGATGTTAAAGACAGTACTGATTATGTTTACAACTTTGTAGAGCAGCAAGCTCGACAAATTATTATGGAACAGTTGTATACAGCTGATGGTTATTCAGCTGAAGATCTTTCTAATGATCAAGAACTGAGTGATATGTATTATAATCAAGCAGACCAAGACTTAAGAATGAACGGTTATACTGTCTATTCAACCATTGATAAAGGCGTTTATGAAGCTATGAATGACGTAGTTGAACAATATGCAAATCCAGAGATCTCTTATAATGAAAATAATAATCCAATCATAAACAATACAAGTTATCTGGGAAATGTAAAAGTTGCTGATTATATTGATGAAGAAACAAACGAAACAAAAACACTCGTTGAACCGGTCCAAAATGGAGCAGTTTTAAGAGACAATGCCACTGGACGAATCATTTCTTTTATAGGTGGTGTAGATTATGAATTGACTCAAGTCAACCATGCTTATCAATCTCCTCGTTCGCCTGGGTCAACTATTAAACCTTTACTAGCCTTTGCTCCGGCATTGGAAGAAGGAATTATTACACCAGCGACGATGCTTTTTGAAAGTTCTGCTAAAGTACCAAGTTGGGAAAATGGTTCTTTGGGTGTTCATGAAATAACCAATGCTGGAAACGTGATTCCAAATAAATGGACTGATGTTCGGACTGGTCTAACACAATCAAGTAATATCGTTACATCAAAAATTTATCAACAAATGAAAGATACCTATAATATGGAAGAAAAACTTGAATCCTATATGCATAAGATGGGATTTGGATCTGATATCATTACGACAGAAGAATATCAAGGAGTTTATTATGCCCTTCCTATCGGTGGTATAACTAAAGGAACGACTGTTTTAGACCAAACTGACGGCTTTTCTACTTTAGCCAATAAAGGAAACTATACTGAAGGTTATATCATTGAAAAAATCGAGGATCATAATGGAGAGGTCATCTATCAACATGAAGTTAAACCGGTTGAGGTATTCACTCCCGAAACTGCTTATCTAACAACTGATATTTTACGTGATGTCTTAGACTCAGGTACTGCTAAGGATGTAAAAGGGCAATTAAACTTCACAGCAGATATTGCAGGCAAGACAGGAACATCTGACGGTCAAAAAGATATTTGGTTTATTGGCTATACACCTCAAGTAACCTTAAGCTCTTGGATTGGATATGACAATGCTGTTACTACTTCTGTTAATGATTTATCTAACTCAGGATCTGAAAGTCCAAGTTTAAGAAACAAAAGACATTGGGCTCGTTTAATGAATGCTATTTACAATGCAAATCCAACTATCTTAGGCACTGATCAAGCCTTCCAGCAACCAGACGGCATAGTTGAAGCAAAAGTTCTAGCCGCTACCGGTATGCAACCTGGAAAAGTAAAATTAGCTAATGGAAAAGAAGTTACGGCATCTGGTGCTACAAAAACTGAGCTTTTCAATAAAAAATTCCTTCCTAAAACGACCACTTATAATTTTGGTTTTTCTGCTTCTGATAAAGAATTAGCAGATTATTGGGAGAAGACTTCTAAAACTGCAAGTGATGAAGCTGCAAAAAAAGCGAAAGCTGAAACTGATAAGAAAAAGGACGAAACTAAAAAAGCTGAGGAAGCTAAAGATAAAGCTGCTAAAGACAAAGCAGAAAAAGACAAAAAAGCACAAGAAGAGGCTCAGAAAAAAGCAGATGAGGCGAAAAAAAAAGCCGAAGCAGATAAAAAAGCTGAATAA
- a CDS encoding YtxH domain-containing protein has protein sequence MTKKGGFLLGAIVGAAAAGITALLYAPKSGKELREELNQQTTNVKGSAKDYADIAKEKGKEMKSVAKDASEDIKISLKESASQMKEQLTRASKDVGEGLTDLKESATEVAKDAKSTVTDVAQEAKTTATEAAEEVKSTAKDTSEEVKSKAKDSKEEADEVSTSLKYDGTSLKEDVERNTMDFAYDQEKAAEGPDYSTANVSTEQTKENGKQDQHKTTNTNVGI, from the coding sequence ATGACAAAAAAAGGTGGATTTCTTTTAGGAGCAATCGTGGGAGCTGCAGCAGCAGGAATTACAGCTCTATTATATGCACCAAAATCTGGTAAAGAATTACGTGAAGAGTTAAATCAACAAACAACCAATGTAAAAGGTTCTGCAAAAGATTATGCTGATATAGCTAAAGAAAAAGGTAAAGAAATGAAATCTGTTGCTAAAGATGCATCAGAAGACATTAAAATTAGTTTAAAAGAATCAGCTTCTCAAATGAAAGAACAGTTGACTCGTGCATCAAAAGATGTGGGTGAAGGTTTGACTGATCTTAAAGAATCAGCAACTGAAGTAGCAAAAGATGCAAAATCAACAGTTACAGATGTAGCTCAAGAAGCTAAAACAACGGCTACTGAAGCTGCAGAAGAAGTAAAATCGACAGCTAAAGATACATCTGAAGAAGTAAAATCAAAAGCAAAAGATAGTAAAGAAGAAGCTGATGAAGTTTCTACTAGCTTAAAATATGACGGTACTTCTTTAAAAGAAGATGTTGAAAGAAACACAATGGATTTTGCTTATGACCAAGAAAAAGCAGCTGAAGGTCCTGATTACTCAACTGCGAACGTTAGCACAGAACAAACTAAAGAAAATGGTAAACAAGATCAACACAAAACTACTAATACAAACGTAGGAATTTAA
- a CDS encoding N-acetyldiaminopimelate deacetylase, which yields MVKENPFIQIRRELHLIPEIGLEEYKTHDYLMSKIKELPQEHLEIKTWETAIVVRVKGSIGQKIIGWRTDIDGLPVVEETELPFQSTHEGRMHACGHDMHMSIALGLLTYFSSHQTIDDLVFIFQPAEENVSGAKIIYDSGFLNDYMPDEIYALHVKPDLPVGTLGTKVGTLFAGTCAIDVEFRGVGGHAAYPHESNDMIVAASQFINQIQTIVSRSVNPMEGAVITLGTMHAGTAGNIISGYASLTGTIRTLTSEMSKLTQQRVKDIVKGIELSYNCKIYLDLDQAGYYPVINSEIETMAFIDYMTKKQGVVYKEMGTEMTGEDFGYYLDKIPGTMFWLGVDSPYGLHHPKMTPKEEAIPFAIEHVGDFLEKRANRQL from the coding sequence ATGGTAAAAGAAAATCCCTTTATTCAAATACGCAGAGAATTGCATTTGATTCCTGAAATTGGCCTAGAAGAATACAAAACACATGATTATTTGATGTCTAAAATCAAAGAGCTGCCACAAGAACATTTAGAAATAAAAACTTGGGAAACTGCTATTGTGGTTCGAGTAAAAGGTAGTATTGGCCAAAAAATCATTGGATGGAGAACAGATATAGACGGTTTACCAGTAGTGGAAGAAACAGAATTGCCTTTTCAATCTACTCACGAAGGAAGAATGCATGCCTGTGGACACGATATGCATATGTCTATTGCATTAGGTTTATTGACTTATTTTAGCTCTCACCAAACGATAGATGATTTAGTCTTTATTTTTCAACCAGCTGAAGAAAATGTTAGTGGAGCTAAAATTATTTATGATAGTGGTTTTTTAAATGACTACATGCCAGATGAAATATATGCTTTGCACGTAAAGCCTGATCTACCAGTAGGAACGTTAGGTACAAAAGTAGGAACATTGTTTGCTGGTACATGTGCCATTGATGTAGAATTTCGTGGTGTAGGCGGACATGCTGCATACCCGCATGAATCTAACGATATGATAGTAGCTGCCAGTCAATTCATCAACCAAATCCAAACAATCGTCAGTCGAAGTGTTAACCCGATGGAAGGTGCCGTTATTACTTTAGGAACGATGCATGCTGGAACAGCTGGAAATATTATTAGCGGATATGCTAGCCTTACTGGAACGATACGTACATTAACCTCTGAAATGAGCAAATTAACTCAACAAAGGGTAAAAGATATTGTTAAAGGAATTGAACTCTCTTATAATTGTAAAATTTATTTAGATTTAGACCAAGCGGGGTATTATCCGGTTATTAACAGTGAGATAGAAACGATGGCATTTATTGATTATATGACTAAAAAACAAGGTGTCGTTTATAAAGAAATGGGAACAGAAATGACAGGTGAAGATTTTGGTTATTATTTGGATAAAATCCCAGGCACGATGTTTTGGCTGGGTGTTGATAGTCCATATGGATTGCATCATCCAAAAATGACACCAAAGGAAGAAGCTATTCCTTTTGCTATAGAGCATGTGGGAGATTTCTTGGAAAAGAGAGCCAATAGACAATTATAA
- a CDS encoding MGDG synthase family glycosyltransferase, whose protein sequence is MSAPPKILILTGSYGNGHLEVTRSLIMELNKRGITNIVTSDLFYEAHPFLTNVTRKLYIKSFTKGQTIYGYLYYKSDFRLTDFRIDRMIDRYGYMRISQLMKEHEFDLVINTFPMQALPIYKQRTNPEIPFINVLTDFCLHTRWISDGIDYFFVACDSLKKELLDTGINEQKITVSGIPIKEEFYFAEKIPDSEEKDSNKTKKLLISAGAHGVLSDLGKIIEELKIKEELYITVVCGSNKVLFEELSQNYQFDENVKILGYVSNMADLMKQSDMMISKAGGISLSEALAIRIPLILTPAVPGQERDNALFFEKEGMAIVTKTENDIVPAVLSLLKQPLLARSLMNQMEKHFHPHASELIIDKALALIENPPIRKETKSISKELKKRLKIDRNIF, encoded by the coding sequence ATGTCAGCACCACCTAAAATATTGATTTTGACTGGGAGTTATGGAAATGGCCACCTTGAAGTAACTCGTTCGCTCATAATGGAATTAAATAAACGTGGCATTACAAACATTGTTACCTCTGATTTATTTTATGAAGCTCACCCTTTTTTAACGAATGTTACGAGAAAGTTATATATCAAAAGTTTTACTAAAGGACAGACTATTTATGGTTATCTTTATTATAAATCTGATTTTAGATTAACAGATTTTAGAATCGATCGAATGATTGACAGATATGGATATATGCGTATTAGCCAGTTGATGAAGGAACATGAGTTTGATCTTGTGATCAATACTTTTCCTATGCAAGCTCTGCCTATCTACAAGCAACGTACGAACCCAGAAATACCTTTTATTAATGTGTTAACTGATTTTTGCTTGCATACACGTTGGATTTCGGATGGAATCGATTATTTTTTTGTAGCTTGTGATAGTTTAAAAAAAGAATTACTTGATACTGGTATAAATGAACAGAAAATTACGGTATCAGGTATTCCTATAAAAGAGGAATTTTATTTTGCTGAAAAGATTCCTGATTCTGAAGAAAAAGACTCTAATAAAACTAAAAAGTTACTCATTTCAGCTGGTGCTCATGGAGTCTTGAGTGATTTAGGGAAAATTATTGAAGAATTAAAAATTAAAGAAGAATTATATATAACTGTAGTTTGCGGTTCAAATAAAGTGCTTTTTGAAGAGTTGAGCCAGAATTATCAATTTGACGAAAATGTAAAGATTCTTGGATACGTTTCGAATATGGCCGATTTAATGAAGCAATCTGATATGATGATCAGTAAGGCGGGTGGTATTTCTCTTTCAGAAGCTTTAGCCATTCGAATTCCATTAATTTTAACTCCTGCTGTCCCTGGGCAAGAAAGAGACAATGCACTATTTTTTGAAAAAGAAGGAATGGCTATTGTTACAAAAACAGAAAATGATATTGTTCCTGCTGTTTTATCATTATTAAAACAGCCTCTTCTAGCTCGAAGTTTAATGAATCAAATGGAGAAACATTTCCATCCACATGCTTCTGAACTTATAATAGATAAAGCTTTAGCACTGATCGAAAACCCTCCGATTCGCAAAGAAACAAAAAGTATCTCAAAAGAGTTGAAAAAGAGATTAAAAATTGATAGAAATATCTTTTAA
- a CDS encoding M24 family metallopeptidase yields the protein MNKQLTAMQKWLAKQSIDVAFINEPNTIAYLSGYESDPHERILALTVFAGAPPFLFTPELEKEDAINSEWDYDVYGYLDNEDPWALIAEQIHSRSANIKNFAIEKDFLTVRRFEQLQNLFPTVTFSDITPKIQSMKLIKTTEEINKMMEAGKWADRAFEIGFNALKEGISEEEIVAEIEYQLKKEGIKEMSFETMVLTGDNAASPHGTPGKRQVQLNEFVLFDLGVVYNGYTSDATRTIAFGEPSKQAIEIYEIVLRAHNAALAAVKPGISAGELDRIAREIITEAGYGTYFTHRLGHGLGSSVHEFPSIMQDSDFIIQEGMCFSIEPGIYVPNVAGVRIEDCVVVTSDGCEVFTHTPKTYTSI from the coding sequence ATGAACAAACAACTAACGGCAATGCAAAAATGGTTAGCAAAACAAAGTATCGATGTTGCATTCATTAATGAGCCAAATACTATTGCTTATTTAAGCGGATACGAAAGCGATCCTCATGAACGCATTTTAGCATTGACAGTATTCGCTGGTGCACCACCTTTTCTTTTTACTCCTGAACTTGAAAAGGAAGATGCAATAAATAGTGAATGGGATTATGATGTCTATGGTTATTTAGATAATGAAGATCCATGGGCACTTATTGCAGAACAGATTCACTCACGCAGTGCTAACATTAAAAACTTTGCTATCGAAAAAGATTTTTTAACTGTTAGACGATTTGAACAATTGCAAAACCTTTTTCCAACTGTTACTTTTTCAGATATTACTCCAAAAATACAATCAATGAAGCTGATTAAAACTACTGAAGAAATCAATAAAATGATGGAAGCAGGAAAATGGGCTGATAGAGCTTTTGAAATTGGCTTTAATGCACTAAAAGAAGGTATTTCTGAAGAAGAAATAGTGGCAGAAATTGAATACCAGTTAAAAAAGGAAGGCATTAAGGAAATGAGTTTTGAAACGATGGTCTTAACAGGTGACAATGCTGCTAGCCCACATGGTACTCCAGGGAAAAGACAAGTCCAATTAAATGAATTTGTTTTATTTGATTTAGGTGTTGTCTATAATGGATACACTAGTGATGCGACACGTACAATTGCTTTTGGAGAACCTTCAAAACAGGCTATAGAGATTTATGAGATTGTTTTAAGAGCTCATAATGCTGCTTTAGCTGCTGTTAAACCTGGTATATCTGCTGGTGAATTGGATAGAATTGCTCGTGAGATTATTACTGAAGCTGGATATGGTACTTACTTCACTCACCGTTTAGGACACGGTCTGGGAAGCTCAGTCCATGAATTTCCTTCTATCATGCAAGACAGCGATTTTATTATCCAAGAAGGTATGTGTTTTTCAATAGAACCCGGTATTTATGTACCAAATGTTGCTGGCGTCCGCATTGAAGATTGTGTGGTAGTCACAAGTGATGGTTGCGAAGTTTTCACACATACACCAAAAACATACACTTCTATATAA
- a CDS encoding mechanosensitive ion channel family protein — MDSSNQLDSSIAVDVVDTITEQTNIFSDFWNSIDWSKIISGATAGIIQILFFMIFFYAVKRIGNFFIERTFENYRKKKEISTNRLNTLYNLTQNLFQSFVGFFLAYAILSAIGIPVGTLLAGAGVIGLALSLGAQGFVSDIVNGFFLLLEKQIDVGDVVDLDAVSGTVVDVNLKTTKVKSFDGTLNFIPNRYITIVSNKSREDMRAQIDIRLLPDTDIAKVNRIIENVNEKLVPQYPEITELPANLGLIDLGNGHYGIRIVIFTLHGHEFGVQNAFSQEYITALTKEGIEIPINPLNIKP, encoded by the coding sequence ATGGACAGCAGTAATCAATTAGATAGTTCAATTGCCGTTGATGTTGTTGATACAATAACAGAACAGACCAATATTTTTTCTGATTTTTGGAATTCAATTGATTGGTCTAAGATTATTTCAGGAGCCACAGCTGGCATTATTCAAATCCTATTTTTCATGATTTTCTTTTACGCTGTAAAAAGAATCGGAAATTTCTTCATTGAACGGACTTTTGAAAATTATCGTAAGAAAAAAGAAATTTCTACAAACCGATTAAACACATTATACAATTTAACTCAAAACTTATTTCAATCTTTTGTAGGCTTTTTCTTAGCCTATGCTATTCTATCGGCTATCGGTATTCCTGTAGGAACACTACTTGCCGGTGCTGGGGTTATTGGTTTGGCACTTTCACTAGGTGCACAGGGATTCGTTAGCGATATCGTAAACGGATTTTTCCTTTTATTAGAAAAACAAATCGATGTGGGTGATGTGGTTGACTTAGACGCTGTTTCGGGTACGGTCGTTGATGTAAATCTAAAAACGACGAAAGTAAAAAGCTTTGATGGAACACTTAATTTTATTCCCAATCGTTACATCACAATTGTGAGTAATAAATCCCGTGAAGATATGCGAGCTCAAATCGATATCCGTCTTTTACCAGATACAGACATAGCTAAAGTAAATAGAATCATAGAAAATGTAAATGAAAAACTTGTTCCACAGTATCCAGAAATTACTGAGTTGCCAGCAAATTTAGGCTTAATTGATCTTGGAAATGGACACTATGGAATAAGAATCGTCATCTTTACATTGCATGGACACGAATTTGGGGTGCAAAATGCTTTCTCTCAAGAGTACATTACTGCTTTAACAAAAGAAGGTATTGAAATACCTATTAATCCCCTTAATATTAAACCATAG